In one window of Chlamydiales bacterium DNA:
- a CDS encoding glucose-6-phosphate isomerase, translating into MVEKTKGFLDFDATKKLKSLAVSPIDLSKDDALTKERITHMQTEALGFKLLYATERVTDDVMVALESLAKEANVFAKMKAMQAGEVINKIEGFPSENRSVLHTAMRDFFDHPQTSEVASKAAILAKKEVDKLEKFLKKLDKDDHFTDLVQVGIGGSDLGPRALYIALQAYKNPKRCVHFVSNVDPDDVAATLLGLDLKKTLVVVVSKSGSTLETLTNEQLVADHFKKAGLEPKKHFIAVTGEKSPLDDPSKYLASFYMWDYIGGRYSATSMVGGVMLAFGLGFDNYKSLLKGAHAMDLVALKTDVKQNLPLLAALLGIWNRNFLGHQTVAVIPYSQALLRFTAHLQQCNMESNGKHIDKRGKPVGFDTGPIIWGEPGTNGQHSFYQHIHQGTTVVALEFIGFKESQYGQDLEVEETNSQQKLLANLFAQSIALAVGQKNSNPNKQFLGNRPNRILLAKKLDPYTLGALLSYFEHQVAFQGFIWNINSFDQEGVQLGKVLANKILDIFKKEKGAAAAFPIGQAMLDQLAKIK; encoded by the coding sequence ATGGTAGAAAAGACAAAAGGTTTTCTAGATTTTGATGCAACGAAGAAGCTTAAGAGTTTAGCTGTATCTCCCATTGATTTATCAAAAGATGATGCTCTTACTAAAGAGCGCATTACACATATGCAAACAGAGGCGCTTGGCTTTAAGTTACTCTATGCAACCGAAAGAGTTACAGATGATGTGATGGTTGCCTTGGAATCCCTTGCAAAAGAAGCAAATGTCTTTGCAAAAATGAAGGCCATGCAAGCGGGCGAAGTCATAAATAAAATTGAGGGTTTCCCTAGCGAAAATAGGTCGGTTCTTCATACAGCGATGAGAGATTTTTTTGATCATCCTCAAACAAGTGAAGTTGCAAGCAAAGCAGCTATTCTTGCAAAAAAAGAGGTTGATAAACTAGAGAAATTTTTAAAAAAACTAGATAAAGATGATCATTTTACAGATTTAGTGCAAGTGGGTATCGGCGGATCTGATCTTGGTCCAAGAGCCCTTTATATTGCTCTACAAGCATATAAAAACCCAAAAAGATGTGTTCATTTTGTATCTAATGTCGATCCTGATGATGTGGCAGCAACCCTTTTGGGTCTTGATCTTAAAAAAACGCTTGTAGTTGTTGTATCAAAATCGGGGTCTACTCTTGAAACGCTTACTAATGAACAGCTTGTTGCCGATCACTTTAAAAAAGCAGGTCTTGAGCCAAAAAAACATTTCATTGCAGTTACAGGAGAAAAGAGCCCGTTAGATGATCCAAGTAAGTATTTAGCATCTTTTTATATGTGGGATTACATTGGAGGGCGCTATTCTGCAACCTCTATGGTAGGCGGGGTTATGCTTGCTTTTGGACTTGGCTTTGATAATTATAAATCACTCCTAAAAGGCGCTCATGCCATGGATTTGGTGGCCTTAAAGACGGATGTAAAGCAAAATCTTCCTTTATTAGCTGCTTTGCTGGGTATTTGGAACCGCAATTTTCTTGGACATCAAACGGTGGCAGTAATTCCCTACTCACAAGCGCTTCTTCGCTTTACAGCGCATTTGCAGCAATGCAACATGGAGTCAAATGGCAAGCATATTGACAAACGAGGTAAACCCGTTGGCTTTGATACAGGCCCTATCATTTGGGGAGAGCCTGGAACAAATGGTCAGCACTCTTTTTATCAACACATTCATCAAGGTACAACCGTTGTTGCACTAGAATTTATCGGGTTTAAAGAGAGTCAATACGGGCAAGATTTGGAAGTAGAGGAGACAAATTCTCAGCAAAAATTACTTGCTAACCTCTTTGCTCAGTCGATTGCTTTGGCTGTTGGTCAAAAAAACAGTAATCCTAATAAGCAATTTTTAGGAAATAGACCCAATCGCATTCTGCTTGCTAAAAAATTGGACCCCTATACCCTTGGAGCTCTTCTTTCCTATTTTGAGCATCAAGTTGCATTCCAAGGATTTATTTGGAATATCAATTCATTTGATCAAGAGGGTGTGCAGTTAGGAAAGGTGCTAGCTAATAAGATTTTGGATATCTTTAAAAAAGAGAAGGGAGCCGCTGCTGCCTTTCCAATTGGTCAAGCGATGCTTGACCAATTGGCTAAGATAAAGTAG
- the trmB gene encoding tRNA (guanosine(46)-N7)-methyltransferase TrmB, which translates to MEKIDSLDILRWPFTWQERQVALVDRVLFVPKHCEGLERFQLPTWQTLFGNSLPVRLEYCSGTGDWIIEKAKQDPLSNWVAVELRFDRLKKIWTKMRRENLPNLLLFCSEAFTVTHHFLADETIEEVFINFPDPWPKRRHAKHRLIQKRFLDEMVRTLKKSGKITLVTDDFSYVGEAIKEFTSHKGFKPLFLDPFYSVTEKSYGTSYFDALWRSKGKTIYTLTFQKI; encoded by the coding sequence ATGGAAAAAATAGATTCTTTAGACATATTGAGATGGCCCTTTACCTGGCAAGAGAGGCAAGTTGCTCTAGTAGATCGTGTACTTTTTGTGCCAAAGCATTGTGAAGGGTTAGAAAGATTTCAGCTGCCTACATGGCAGACTCTTTTTGGAAACTCTCTGCCAGTACGACTGGAGTATTGTAGTGGTACTGGAGATTGGATTATTGAAAAGGCAAAGCAAGACCCTTTAAGTAATTGGGTCGCAGTGGAGCTGCGCTTTGATCGTTTAAAGAAAATTTGGACAAAAATGAGAAGAGAGAATTTACCTAATCTTCTTCTTTTTTGCTCAGAAGCATTTACTGTAACACACCATTTTCTTGCAGATGAAACTATCGAAGAGGTGTTTATCAACTTTCCAGATCCATGGCCAAAAAGAAGGCACGCTAAGCACCGCCTGATTCAAAAGAGATTTTTGGACGAAATGGTGCGCACTTTAAAAAAATCTGGAAAAATTACACTTGTGACAGATGATTTTTCTTATGTCGGAGAGGCTATTAAAGAATTTACTTCTCATAAGGGCTTTAAGCCATTATTTTTGGATCCATTCTATTCTGTAACAGAAAAAAGTTATGGAACATCCTATTTTGATGCTCTTTGGCGATCTAAAGGAAAAACTATTTACACCTTAACGTTTCAAAAAATATGA
- a CDS encoding LysM domain-containing protein, translated as MTFNETYFSYLPTKENSPSILFDKENGFVIACDLVSKSEIDKAVKALLIKTVLEAIEARLLSFKKNTISTELLKEALLFANVKLLQKITHPLKVALSALVIAKSKERIVIAGIGDLHLYTKEFGITESVFKDPLNANFVKNLSSCERYNSLKNALGTNFPPYFHVKQINRSHLKKLILVSYGIYEQYGPERLFTSTLEELKATSPKEHDLLYCSLELEESPTLPEKVKTKRSKIPLIAASSSISIIIAFLASNTLPIRHPHMQEKHTPTIGFFKKSQEKILVDNPTNDFQENITSLKDHLMEKETALHALLQEKEGLTTQHIQEISILKNEVERQSAIALALQSELLALKPPKLSEKPSAVRRIHIVSQGDSLSSISQKYYGTPKRWEEIYNANKEVLASQDHIKAGMQLMIPK; from the coding sequence ATGACTTTTAATGAAACCTACTTTTCCTATCTTCCTACTAAAGAAAATTCCCCATCTATCTTATTCGATAAAGAAAATGGTTTTGTAATTGCTTGTGATCTAGTGTCAAAATCAGAGATCGATAAAGCCGTTAAAGCACTACTCATTAAAACCGTTCTAGAGGCAATAGAAGCCAGGTTGCTCTCTTTTAAAAAAAACACCATCTCTACAGAACTCCTTAAAGAGGCCCTTCTTTTTGCAAATGTCAAACTTCTTCAAAAGATTACTCATCCTCTAAAAGTTGCACTTTCTGCATTAGTAATTGCCAAATCAAAGGAGCGCATTGTCATTGCAGGTATTGGCGACTTACACCTCTACACAAAAGAATTTGGCATTACAGAATCTGTTTTTAAGGACCCTCTCAACGCAAATTTTGTTAAAAATCTCTCTTCTTGCGAGCGCTATAACTCTCTAAAAAATGCCTTGGGAACTAATTTTCCACCTTATTTTCATGTAAAACAGATCAACAGAAGCCATCTTAAAAAGCTTATTCTTGTAAGCTACGGAATATATGAGCAATATGGCCCTGAAAGGTTGTTTACATCCACACTAGAAGAACTTAAAGCAACCTCTCCAAAGGAACATGACCTACTCTACTGTTCTCTTGAACTAGAAGAAAGCCCTACTTTACCAGAAAAGGTAAAAACTAAAAGATCAAAAATCCCACTTATTGCCGCCAGTAGCTCTATATCTATTATCATAGCCTTTCTTGCATCCAATACACTTCCCATTCGCCATCCACACATGCAAGAAAAACATACACCTACCATTGGATTTTTTAAAAAAAGCCAAGAAAAAATCCTTGTAGACAATCCTACAAATGATTTTCAAGAAAATATAACTTCCTTAAAAGATCATTTGATGGAAAAGGAAACGGCCCTCCACGCCCTTTTACAGGAAAAAGAAGGATTGACAACTCAGCACATTCAAGAAATTAGCATACTTAAAAACGAGGTTGAAAGACAATCAGCCATTGCACTTGCGCTTCAATCAGAACTTCTCGCACTTAAACCACCTAAATTGTCAGAAAAGCCTTCAGCAGTAAGACGTATCCACATTGTTTCTCAAGGTGATAGCTTATCATCCATCTCCCAAAAATATTATGGCACGCCCAAGCGCTGGGAAGAGATTTACAATGCAAACAAAGAAGTACTTGCAAGCCAGGACCACATCAAAGCTGGCATGCAGCTTATGATACCCAAATAA
- the glmS gene encoding glutamine--fructose-6-phosphate transaminase (isomerizing) — MCGVIGYVGRSATPRFFFQGLKRLEYRGYDSAGIAMLGKDDIYIERAAGKLCNLEPKLDHLPESTTVGIGHTRWATHGKPTENNAHPHRSGHIVLLHNGIIENYKSLKEKLIEDGYRFESDTDTEVAAHLLHQEYVKLSEVECKVLRMQKAIQATVQKLHGAYAFAIMSKELPAILFAVKNGSPIILGRGNGENYLASGVTALIEHTRDVAFLEDGDIATLTPEKIEIQDSCGNVVQRVFKQVEWSVGAMEKNGYRHFMLKEIYEHPIAIAQTLQGRLLRGENRVDLDAYGIAEIDLIKIDRVHIIACGTSYYAALLGKYYIEKFAKIPVEVDLASEYRYKTCTASEKTLAIAVSQSGETADTLQAIKYAKSKGAKTLAIVNVPGSSIGEVCVAESQLLAGPEVGVASTKAFSAQTISMVILSLALAQERKTLSEDEIEGYIEEFIKVPSLVEKTLGTSSLIEKMASHFSAYTSMLFIGRGPEYAIALEGALKLKELSYIHAEAYAAGELKHGPIALIDENMPVICLAPRDDYFEKTMSNIQEIKARDGIVLSVGTEDDLQLEQSSNYFIPIPKCSQLLLPFLTVIPMHLFAYWIAVRKGTDIDQPRNLAKSVTVE, encoded by the coding sequence ATGTGTGGAGTAATAGGGTATGTGGGGCGCTCTGCAACCCCGCGATTTTTTTTTCAAGGTCTTAAGCGTCTAGAATATAGAGGTTATGATTCCGCTGGTATTGCGATGCTTGGCAAGGATGATATTTATATTGAGAGAGCTGCTGGCAAGTTGTGTAATTTAGAGCCCAAATTAGATCATCTTCCAGAGTCAACAACTGTGGGTATTGGTCACACAAGGTGGGCAACTCATGGAAAGCCAACGGAAAATAATGCACACCCTCATAGATCTGGTCATATCGTTCTTTTGCATAATGGAATTATAGAAAATTATAAGTCTTTAAAGGAAAAGCTCATTGAAGATGGATATCGTTTTGAAAGTGATACAGACACAGAAGTTGCGGCCCATCTTTTGCATCAAGAATATGTAAAGCTATCTGAAGTGGAATGCAAGGTTTTACGTATGCAGAAGGCTATTCAAGCAACAGTGCAAAAACTACATGGTGCTTATGCCTTTGCTATTATGTCTAAAGAGCTTCCTGCAATTCTTTTTGCAGTTAAAAATGGATCGCCTATCATTCTTGGTAGAGGTAATGGGGAGAATTATTTGGCTTCTGGCGTTACAGCTCTCATCGAACATACAAGAGACGTAGCTTTTTTAGAAGATGGAGATATTGCAACGCTTACACCAGAAAAGATAGAGATACAAGATAGTTGTGGCAATGTAGTGCAAAGAGTCTTTAAGCAAGTAGAATGGTCTGTTGGAGCAATGGAGAAAAATGGGTATCGTCACTTCATGCTTAAAGAGATTTATGAACATCCAATAGCCATTGCACAAACCCTTCAAGGAAGGCTTTTAAGAGGTGAAAATAGGGTGGATCTTGATGCCTATGGTATTGCAGAAATTGACCTTATAAAAATTGATCGTGTACACATTATCGCTTGTGGAACAAGTTATTACGCAGCCCTTCTTGGAAAGTATTACATAGAAAAGTTTGCAAAAATACCTGTGGAAGTAGATTTGGCAAGTGAATACCGTTACAAAACGTGCACTGCAAGTGAAAAAACACTTGCTATTGCTGTATCGCAAAGTGGAGAGACTGCAGATACGCTGCAAGCAATAAAGTATGCAAAGTCTAAGGGAGCTAAAACACTTGCCATCGTTAATGTGCCAGGAAGTTCTATTGGAGAGGTATGTGTAGCAGAGTCTCAATTACTTGCAGGCCCAGAAGTTGGCGTTGCAAGTACAAAAGCTTTTTCTGCACAAACAATTTCTATGGTTATATTGAGCCTAGCACTTGCACAAGAGAGAAAGACATTATCTGAAGATGAGATAGAAGGGTATATAGAAGAGTTTATCAAGGTTCCAAGCCTTGTAGAAAAGACTCTTGGTACATCTTCTTTGATAGAGAAGATGGCTTCTCATTTTTCTGCCTATACGAGCATGCTATTCATTGGAAGGGGCCCCGAGTATGCAATTGCTTTGGAAGGAGCTTTAAAATTGAAGGAACTCTCTTATATCCATGCTGAGGCTTATGCTGCAGGAGAGTTAAAGCATGGGCCTATTGCACTCATTGATGAAAATATGCCCGTTATTTGTTTGGCACCTCGAGATGATTATTTTGAAAAAACGATGAGCAACATTCAGGAGATAAAAGCACGCGATGGTATTGTATTAAGTGTTGGCACTGAGGATGATTTACAATTAGAACAATCTTCTAATTACTTTATACCTATACCTAAGTGTTCACAGCTTTTATTGCCTTTTCTTACTGTGATTCCTATGCACCTTTTTGCTTATTGGATTGCTGTGAGAAAGGGTACGGATATTGATCAGCCAAGAAATCTAGCAAAAAGCGTTACTGTAGAGTAA